Within the Miscanthus floridulus cultivar M001 chromosome 2, ASM1932011v1, whole genome shotgun sequence genome, the region acccgaatcgcccgggggctcgggggctcctgttgggttcataaacctagggtcccttacAGACAGGCTTCCCAacaaaaggctcggcccagcagacaacgttacaaatgacgcgcaactcatgggctggcccaaaacacctaaatgacaggccagagggacaatccaatctctgaccagaaggcctagccaaggaggaacgacgcccgcttccgactctagctcgcctctccgaccagaaagCATCACGAAGAAGGAACAGCACTCGCTTTCGACACcggcccacctccggacggcctctccgaccggagggcCTGGCCAAATACCACTTTTTAACTCCAACCTGCGTCTCCAACCGGGGATGCGTtgaacccctgcttatagctcttctttgactggcgcaatcagaactgactgggaccaaccgaccggggacacccgctcggtaaggaccagggaacggatGGAAAAAGTAAAGCAGGGCACCtaggtcaaccgcaataccaaggaacaTACCCTGTACatctgcaggacagtaccctgcgacctccctagcataaacagaacccaagcagtgttgtaggcgctgatattttccctacagtgttgtaggcgccatcaactcccatgcCAGACAAACGCGGTAagactcccccacatgcctctaggcatcaacagtgttgtgggtgtcgatatttaccgtaccaggcgatcatggtaaaaccccctgcatgcctctcggcatcaacagtatggcaggcatcgACGTCTGCCATATTAGAAGAAGATgatgcaacctcccacgtgcatctgatattaaacagtattgtaggagtctaccatcatcttatacccgccgacgtgggcaacaagacttagtagcatatgtattctctccctctcacttgtaagggcatccccttcatctataaaaggggatgcgctctctcccaacaaggagatgtataagtttactagtacacaacaacagaaccatcaggttcaaaccacaagcacacgttcgaacacttaacgcatagcggggctcctgtcactctcggtccttcagaccaaagtccgaccggacctcttgtaccccctatctttctcccttccgtttgtaaccccacagcaaacttcgagcacctgggctcaggaataaagtcgtcgatcgactcaaactggatgtagggcacgttgcctgaactagtataaaccctgtgtcattgagtgttaggccacctccaatcacaacgtacaacaaaactacaaatatttacgtgttggtcactttctgcaccgacagtatgAAATTAAAATTAGGCCCCGTTTGATCCTTGTAAatgaattcattttaataatcataatttaaacacatattaattaagctaatatggttgtatatgtattatatttgtatattattgttggctatacaagagagatacttatgtgttgcatttctatCGTAGGAGAGCgagttgaagagcgtgttataagttgcaaagtagaaacatagaagggtgatctatagaatcaatttacatctcccaccctatgaatttgagatagtttatatgtaaactttggaaagtggtggaatgtcacattccaagccaaatagcttAATTTATTAAATAGATTTTAATTCCTCCAAATAAAAAGATCCAAACAGCCCCTTAGATAAATTGTCTATAGTCCAATTCCCTATATATGATCCAAGACCTTTTGATGGCTAACCTGATAGGGGAATTCATTTCCTTGACTATGGAAATATATTTTCCTATTGTCTTCATTCGATGGGGATACAATTTCAGACTTTACATCCGAGAATTTCCCTATTAATGAAGATTTGATAGGGAAATGGTGCACCGATAGggaaattaaaatattaacaaaCAATTTTTTTCATCCCTGTCGCTTTTGTTCTGTCGATATATCGACAAGAAAATACCTTTTTCAGTTTTTCTCTCAGTATTTTATGAATTTCCCTGTCAGTTTTGCACCGACAGGATATTTCCGTTTCTAGCTGTGACCGGCCCATGACCTTGTATGGATTTGTTGAGTTTGGGTTAGCTATGCAGGGCGCTGTGCATGTTGGCTACATATAAAGTAGAATCCATTTGTCCCCATGATGGGCTCGTGCTTCACCAGCGGTCAATTAGGAACCATGATGGGCACAAGCATTACTTGCATTTTGTCAATTGAGAAACGTAGGATGATTTGCCAGGTCCATGGTATACACTGTTACTGTCAAGCATGGTCATGGACACTGTTACAGTCATGCTGCACATGTAGTTGACTCGGGCTATGATTTAGCatcagtgcatgcatgcatgtatcacACACAGATTTTGCTttggtgtgtgcgcgcgcgcgcgtgacACGGCTGGCTGACGAAGTGACGAGCCGAGTAGCCGATGCAACTGTACCGAGAGATATCTAGAACTGCCAATCATCTGTGGTCGCCTGGTCGGTCGAAACTGGCCGGGAACGAAACCGTAACAACGTGCACTTTATTATATTTTATATTTTGTACATACTTCTACTATACAACaaatcaacaacaacaataataataataatataggaGTACATGCATGAAGGCATGAAGCCGTACGAAGCGAATGCGGTTTACGCCCGATGAGCGTATCCTAGCCCCCTGGGTTTGACATTTGACTCGCCCGAGTAGTGACGATTCGAGTCGCGAGAGGGCCGGCCGCCGGGCCACGTACACGAGTTGGCCACAGGCAGGGCCCAGCACCAGGCCAGTTGCATACATGCATGTTGGGGTGCGTTTGAGAAACTCGTCTACGATTTGGCTTTAACAAACGAATACGGAGTACACACGCTTCTGTGGCTATCAGACGATTGTTTATCTATGCCTGAACTTAAGCCAGCTGATCGAAGACAATTAATCGTTTTCTGCACTGGGTTTACCGTAAGGCTTATGCTCAGCTCATTAACATGACGAAACCGAGCACTGGATCGGATCTCACATTAGTATACACAAGTATATTCTCTCACACGGCTTAGCTACCCTACGTAAGAAGCAGGAATGTCTTCCACATGGATGTGGAAAAGTGAAAGGTTGGATGATTGGCTCAATTTATTGGTCTCCTTAGTTGTGCCTATCAATTTGAATGGGCTAAGGATAGGTTTGTGTGGCGGTTGAGGAAGAATGGTGATTTTTTTACTCGATctttatatagagagagagatcaCGAAAAAGGAAACGTTTGGTGGAAAAAATTGGTTCTAGAAGGCAAAGCTCCCATTGAAAATAAAGATTTTCCTCATGTATCTAAAAAAGAGGTCATACTTAAAAAAAATTTGTAAAAAAGGGGTGAATGCTAGCTGTAGCTTTTGTGGTTTAAAGGAGACAGTGAAacatctcttcttcttttttagtGTCCTATGGCGAGATTCTTGTGGAATGCATTGTTCATCACTTTCAACATTCAACCACTCACATGTTTGGCTCGTGGCTTAGGAATTTTAGTCCAAGTTTGAGAAGCCAGATAATTGTGGGTTTGGCGGCAATGTGTTGGGTTTTGTGGTTGAATAGAAACGATATAGTATTCGATAAGAAAAATTCTAACTCTTTGCAGGTAATTTTTAAGGAAACTTATTGGATCAGCCAATGATCTCAGTTAtctaaagaagaagaaagaatagTGTGAAGAATGGGCGCAGACGTTTGGAGGTTATGCTGATAGAGGTGTTTGGAGAGCGGGTTGGAAGGAGTAGAGAAATTTTGAGATCTAAGTGTCTTTCGTTTTTCTATGTTATGTTCTATGTTAACTCTTGTGTGTGCTCTACATAGTAGAGAGTAGACTTGAGCATTTTATGGGCAGGTCGGGTCAAAAACCCCAAGTTATTTTGGGTCGGAAAAGTCCCGTCCATGATTGTTCCACTAGGCAAGCGGACCTAGATCGTCCGTGCATTTTACAAAGTAAAATAGTTAAAAGTAGCATTTTGGATTGGTCTCGAaccaaaaaaaaacattttcTGAGCTGCAGGATCTATGCCCAGGCCCTGTCCACTAAGGTTTGTGGGCAGGCCAAAACCCGTCGAGCTACGGCCTCAATTTGCTCAGGTCCAGTAGAGAGTGGTCTTTCGGATCTTTCTCATTACTAATCGGTTGTACCTATTCACCAGTGAACGTGGAAGGCGGGAATACTTTTATTTCTTAATTAAAAAAATGGATAAATCCTTTTTTAACCATTAAAAAGAAGAGCTCCCTGACGGCATCTGGAGCCTTTGGTTGTAATAATTGGAATCACTCGCAAAGCAGGGGGCAAGGGAGCCGTCAGCCCTCGTGTGGGTCGTGACGACGCCAGGCTAGTCGTTTCTTGCACGTGGCAGGCGACTCTTGTGCCGCCGGTCCAGATCCCGCCGATCTAAGCCAAAACCAGTGGGAGGCTTTCTGGCTTTGCCCTGCATACCGCGCGACGTTGTTTCGCGCTCGCTGCTGCTTTCTCTGCACCGGGTGGTCTTTAGTACGGCCGCTCAACCGCCAACGGGACGGCCGTTTCGGCGTAAAAAACGGGGATGAACAATCAGCCGTAACTGATGGATCGTGATCTTGATTACCACGTGTTAAGGCCGCAAGAGAAAATGCCGTGTTCCAGACTTCTGTACAGCTTCCGGTCGTTCAGCAACGTAACACTGCAGCACGATGAACAAACGGTGCGACGCGACACATGTGACATgtgagccagagccagagccagagccagcAGCCAGGTCTTTCCAGTGCCCAGTTGCATCGCAAAGCGTCAGCGCCGCGCGGCTGCTGCTGGAATGGAGTAAAACACCCAAACCGCGACGTGCGCCCCAAACCAAAACCACCGCCACCGCACACGCCTTTCCCTGTTTATTACGAGCGCCGCGACTCCAAGGAACCCCACTAGGCGGCTACCTCGCCCACCCTTCGTTACACCGACGCGTGGCATCCCTTGTCGGGGCCCACATCCCACGCGAGTGCACCCCGGCCGGGGCTCCCGGCCTTCCCCACCGCGGCCGCGCAGCCCCTGGTTTTCGCCCAAAGAGGACGGGCTTTACGCGAAACGGCCCCGTGATTACACGAAAATCCCGTGCACACCCCTCTGCGCCACCTCGGTATAAAACTACAGGTGGTGCCTCCTCCGCCAACCCACAGAACCAAATCAAGTCCAAATCCAACACGTCAAAAGCGAAAAACCTCAGAAAACCCCAAGCAGATCGTATTACATTCTCGACCACCACTTGCCCCCTTGCTCTGCTGCAACTCCACTCGGCCGCCCCTCCCACCCACGCCCACCTTGATCCTCGGATCCGATCCATGGACACCCACATCGGATCCGTGGacgggccggcggcggcggcgtcgaacCACACGGTGGGCTGCCCGGCGTCGACGCCGGGGTGCCCGATGGCGTCCACGCCGGCGCAGCCCGCGGAGACCCTGTCGGCGGGGGAGGCGTCGCTGGGGCGCCACCTCGCGCGCCGCCTCGTGCAGATCGGCGTCAATGACGTCTTCGCGGTCCCCGGGGACTTCAACCTCACGCTGCTCGACCACCTGATCGCCGAGCCCGGGCTGCGCCTCGTCGGCTGCTGCAACGAGCTCAACGCCGGGTACGCCGCCGACGGGTACGCGCGCGCTCGCGGCGTCGGGGCCTGCGCCGTCACCTTCACCGTCGGGGGCCTCAGCGTGCTCAACGCCATCGCGGGCGCCTACAGCGAGAACCTGCCCGTCATCTGCATCGCCGGCGGGCCCAACTCCAACGACTACGGGACCAACCGCATCCTCCACCACACCATCGGCCTCCCCGACTTCTCGCAGGAGCTGCGCTGCTTCCAGACCGTCACCTGCCACCAGGTGAATCCGTGCGTGCCATCTTGTTTTTGCTGGGCTTTTGCTTGTGATTTTGGGTGGGTTTGATTGAGTGCCCGTTTCATCTGGTTGGTTAATGGCTTGTTTGCTTGTTCGTGGATTCAGGCGGTGGTGACCAATCTGGACGACGCGCACGAGCAGATCGACACGGCCATTGCCACGGCACTGAAAGAGAGCAAACCGGTGTACCTCAGCATCAGCTGCAACCTCCCCGGGTTGCCTCACCCTACCTTTAGCCGTGACCCCGTGCCCTTCTTCCTTGCCCCCAGGTACCACCTGTTCTGTACTCAGATTCATGGGCTGTTTTTTATGCAACATTGATAGTGGCTTTGCTTggatcatgaaacttatccaccAAAAAACTCTTCAGATTTGCAAtgttgtatatatatttatggattaagtccacttttagcCCCTCAATTATTGGGTTCGTCTAATTTtgaccctcaactacaaaaccgtctaatgTTGGTATCTAAAACCGTTAACTTTTAGCACCTGGACACGAGCAAAACTGTTTTGTCCAACGTGGAGCGGGTTTGACCACGCCACGCTGGCGTTGACCGTCACATAGGACGCCAACCTTcatctcagtgacatgtgggACCCACGCGTCACCCACTCAtcccctccctctccatcctccAGCTCCGGCGCTGACAGGGACCGCGGCTCGGGCCGGTGGTGCCGCGGAGACCGTGGCGTCTGTGCTACGGAGCGCGGACAGGGAGGCGGTCGTGCGGGTGCATCGAGGAGCAGAGCAAGAGGCACGTGGCCGTGGCGCTCGCCGCCGATGCGCCATCCGCGGCCGCGTCCGTGGCGTGCGTGCGGCAGAGCGGGACCTCGCTGGAGGCGCGGGTGGATGCGACGAGGCTGGTGGAATCGCTGCTTCGCAATGCGGCGGCGGTCCCAGGCGCGCGGGCGGCGATGGAGGAGTCCGAGGAGCTAGTCGGTGAGCTGACCCGCCTTATGTGACCTGCGGACGATGAGAAGAGGGGCGGCGGCCTGGACAGGAAGGCTGTGGTGGCAGGGCTGACGTGCCTGGCGGCCATTACGGCGACGTGGCGCGCTCGCGCCGAGATGGTTCGGTTGGGTGCCGTGCCCGTGGTCGTGCGCGTCCTAGAAGCCGATGTCGGGTCCTCGAGCAAGGCGCTCCGCGTGCTGGAGGCCGCGGTGGGGTACGCCGAGGGCGCCACGGTGGGGAGCACTGAGGGCCGCACCGGGGTGTGCGAGCCCACCAGGATGGGCGGCGCCGAGGCGGCGGTGTCACCCACCCTGTCCGCGCTCAGCAGCACGGCCTCTACGCTCCAATTCCCCTCTCAAATTTGCGATGTATCCAATCTCTCTCTCCAATTCCTCACGGCCATAGTATCCTTGGGTCCTGAGCTCACTGCTGGGCATGGTCCCGTCATGGATCATCCTCTATTAAGCTTACTCGAGTCATTCTCGTCGCCGGCGGCCGCCATTGGCACCGAGCTCAAGCTCCGCCGCAACCAACCCTATCTCGCCCACAGCTTCGCCTGCTTTCGAGACAACAAGAGCCTTCTACAGAACAGTGGTGAGCCCTAGTCCGTCCTCCCTCCTCGCTTAGCCCGGTGTAGCCGCCGCCTCGTCTAAACGCGACAGTGTCGCCGCTGCTGCCATAGACCTGCGCACGGCCAGCCCACGCCAGGCCGCCGGGGCTGCTACCGTCGGCGCCCTAGGGCCGCGCGACCCCCTCTACAGCCACCACGCATGCTCCGGCCACCTCGTCCGCCGCTGGTGCGGACCTGCCCTGCCCGCAGCGGGGCCGAGCTCGCCTGTCCAGATGCTGGTGGAGctagaggaaggagaggaaggggttgatgtatgggccccacatgtcactgagatgGAGGCAGACGTCCTACGTGGTTGTCAACGCCAGCGTGGCGTGGTCAAACCCGCTCCACGGTTAGACAAAACAGCCCTGCTCGtgcccaggtgctaaaagtgaacggttttgacagttaaGGTACCAAcattagacggttttgtagttgagtgTCAAAATTAGACAAACCCAATAGTTGAGGGgataaaagtggacttaatcctataTTTATCCCACTGCTGTCACGTTCTAATTGAATAGGTAGCACCGAGACAATGCAATATAATTATACATGAAGTCAAGTGATGAAATCTAAATCTTCATACTAGATGAACAATCATCTTATGTGATAATGCAGTGTCATATGATTTCTTTTCAAGTCATTTAACGAGTGTCAAGTCTGTAAACTTGTAATATGGCACTGCAAATGTGGGAAACTTGATGCTTTCAGAAATCATGTTATTAATAATTCTGTTGTAATACTGCAGGATGAGCAACAAGATGGGGCTAGAGGCTGCAGTGGAGGCAACTGTTGAATTCCTGAACAAGGCGGTGAAGCCAGTGCTTGTCGGTGGCCCCAAACTGCGTGTGGCAAAGGCAGGAAAGGCATTTGTCGATCTGGTAGATGCCAGTGGCTATGCCTATGCAGTGATGCCATCAGCCAAGGGCCTTGTGCCAGAGACGCACCCTCACTTCATCGGCACCTACTGGGGCGCCGTCAGCACTGCCTTCTGTGCTGAGATTGTTGAGTCCGCAGATGCCTACCTCTTTGCTGGCCCCATTTTCAATGACTACAGCTCTGTTGGCTACTCATTCCTCCTCAAGAAGGACAAGGCCATCATCGTCCAGCCTGAGCGTGTGATAGTTGGGAATGGGCCTGCATTCGGatgtgtgatgatgaaggagtacTTGTCTGAATTGGCTAAGAGGGTTAAGAAGAACACCACTGCCTATGAGAACTACAAGAGAATCTTTGTACCTGAGGGCCAGCCTCTGGAAAGCGAGCCGAATGAGCCACTGCGAGTCAATGTGCTCTTCAAGCACATCCAGAAGATGTTGACCGGTGATAGTGCCATGATCGCTGAGACCGGTGACTCCTGGTTCAACTGCCAGAAGCTTAAGCTGCCAGAAGGCTGTGGGTGAGCATTCTGATGGTACTCTGTTCTGTTTGTTTCTCTTAAACTGTTCCGTGCCTTGTTCTCATGAGAACTGTTTGCATGCTGCAGATATGAATTCCAAATGCAGTATGGTTCAATTGGATGGTCAGTGGGTGCATTGCTTGGCTATGCTCAGGGTGCGAACCAGAAGCGTGTGATTGCCTGCATTGGTGATGGGAGTTTCCAGGTGAGGTTTCATTGCATCATCAAATTATATTTTACTCTCTGCTGCAATTTGTTGGATGATGGCTCAATTCTGATGTGATCGTGGGGCAACCTTATGCAGGTTACAGCACAGGATGTGTCAACTATGCTGCGATGTGAGCAGAACAGCATAATCTTCCTGATCAACAATGGTGGGTACACTATTGAGGTGGAAATCCATGACGGACCATACAACGTCATCAAGAACTGGAACTACACTGGCTTTGTGGATGCCATCCACAATGGAGAGGGCAAGTGCTGGACCTCCAAGGTAAACTGTTTGCTCTTTGGCTAATGCTTACCAGAAACATCTGAACTAGCAGATGCTGTTCAGCTGAAGAACTGGTACTGATGGATTGCAATGATAACTTGTGCAGGTGAAGTGCGAGGAGGAGCTGACGGCAGCTATTGAGACGGCGCTAGGGGAGAAGAAGGACTGCCTGTGCTTCATCGAGGTGATCGCGCACAAGGACGACACCAGCAAAGAGCTGCTGGAATGGGGTTCCAGGGTTTCTGCTGCCAACTCCCGGCCACCGAATCCTCAGTAGAACAGTCTTGCAAGCTCCAAGCCTCAGAATGTGTCGGTAGTGATGGTAGAACGGTTGGGGCTCAATCTAATAACGTGAACGCATTGCCCTTTCTGTTACGTCGGTTCATTTTTCTAGTGTTTCTGTGGTCCTGTATCTATTTGTGACGTGTTCCCTGTTTCTCCCATGTGAATTCCACAAGAATTATGAGAATTTTCAGGTTGGTGATCGCCAATTTGTGTTGTGACTATTTGTGCTGCTGCGCTACCAGTGTGATTTTAGTGATCAGGTGAACATCGCCAGTCAGGGCTAATCATGTGATCAGCATCCCAATTGTCGTTAGGAAGAGACGAATGGACGATATGTAGTGGTTGATGTATCTCTCTTTGTCCATCGTCGGCTGGTTGAAGAATATAGACGAATAGACGATATGTCGTGGTAGTCTGGTAGATGTATCTCTTTGATCTTTGTCCATTGTCGGCTGGCTGAAGAATATAGAAGTGGAGCTAGAGCCTAGTGGTATGTGCACTGAATCTGGCGTAGATGCAGCATGTATTCAGGTTTTTAATCAGGGCAGACTGCAGAGCACGGAGGTGCGCGCCCAGGTGCGGATTGCTTTATAGTATCATCCTATCAGGGTGCAGTGGGTAAGCCTAGAGAAAATTTCCGAAACTTTCTCGGCAAGTTGCTGTCCTTCGTGCATCTTTACATATAggcaaaacatgtttttgcaaaTCCTGGAGCCATCTGAAAACGTTGTTCATTCTCGGAATCTCGGTTCCGACATGTTGTGTTGCTTTTGCGAGAGAGGAAGCAGGCATTCTATCGGTCCTCTATAGGCCGATAAGCCTGTGCTTCCAAGTCCACAGCCGATGACCGACAAGGCCCTGTGCAGAGCCTAGCCGACTCATGTCCTGTGCAGAGAGACTAGTCGGCTCTTGGACGGTCGATAAGTATCTGTCGGCCCTCCAGTTGCCGATAGTTCATCTATCGGCAATCCAGAGGCCGACATAATACTACTCTTACAATTCCTCCTATCCAAATGCTATCAgcatgttcgtttcgtcgtaagcgatcgtggattatttactgctggctggtttggtatgagagaaaaatactgttccagcttataatccatggtcgtatacgagcaagcgaacaggctgttgcACCACTTTCGGTCTCTTTGCTCTTATCGTAAGCAGTGTTAAAATTGTGTGGTTTGAGGGTTCATTGGCAGCTCAAATAGTATTTTAGTTGTTTCACAGAGAATGAGCCAAGCAAACGTGGCACATGttctttgtatttgattggtggTCTGTGATGTGATGCGTTCGTTGGCGGGCCGCAAAGCAAAGGTTACTTTGTATAGAAACATACACAGCTATACAAAAAACAACTGATGTTTTTGCAGGAAAAAAAAGGCATCGCCGTTGTCATTGATCAGGACGTGGGAGAAAGCTCCTGCCACTAGGTGGCGCGATCCAACTGCTGCGCTTGCTGTTTTGCTCGATGGAGCATTGGCAAATTGTAATTTTGTATTATCCGGTTGAGTAATTCTTTCCTTTGGCACATCCACTCGAAACGAACGACCCCGACACAGCAGCTGATTGAGGACGCTACAGGATGAAATGCATTGTCAGGAAGTATGCAGGTGAGGTGGGTACAAATGGTTTTCTAGTTCTAGGTCACCTAATTAATCAAAGGTTTTGCGGCTCTGATTCTTCCTACACCTTATAGTGTAGCAATTCGCTCTCACGAGGAGTCGAACTCAAGACCCAGGAAACGCTACTTAGACCATCTAAACAACTTAGCTAGACCGCCTCTCAAGTACCATTGCCATTTTAGAGATTGTTTGGCAGCATAAATCATTTTTGTTTCTCATTTCTCACAACCTATAATTAGTACCGGTATAAGGATGGAGTCATTCTTGTGATGCACCATCTCATCGAAAATAGAGTGATTCCTCATTCTTGTGATGCGCCATCTCGTCCATAATAGAGTGATTCCTCGAACTAAACATGGCGTTAGTTTTTACTCGTTCCATTACTTGCCTCTCCTCTACACCAACCATTGTCTTTTTTAAAGTTAATCATTCTAAAGTTCAGCAAGTTAACATATGTTGCATTTAAGTTGTTCTTCGCCTACAAAAGGTTCAATTTTTAAGCATTTTTATATTTATATGATTttaagaaaatatatattttctttTGAATCAGAATCCAGTCCATTCTTATAAATTGATTCTTTCTAATATGTCTGAAAGAATCTAGATCCAAAACATTTTTTCAAGAACCTGGATCCCTAACACACCCTAGTTTATTTTACCAAATTTTAATATCGATCCAATGACCCAAGTCAAATGGAGCTTCCATCCCCAATCTTCAGTAAGCACGCTAACACAAGTAATGGTCTCTGAAAACATAGGTTCAGAGCAAGACAGGATTCCACTAGTTCGCattaaaagaaacaaaaaaaaatgatcaAAACTATCCTTAGGCAAGCACAATATGCAAAATGTGTGCAAGGACAACTGATCATCGAGTTCTAACATCTAAGTGTGGTCCATATGCATCGTAGAGGACAACAGTCTGTTTTTCTGCAGAAGATGGGAAGGGAAGGAAGATTTACAGATCGCGATGTGGGATTTCAGCTTTGGGATGTTTGGATGAGCGCTCCTCCACCTGTGGCACCGGAGTTCCATTGCGAGTACCTTTTCATCACTGCTGGTGGTTGTTGATCCATTTTGTTCAATCTCCTCAATGACATAAACAGAATCACGAAAAAATGATGTGGTGAAGGAGTTCCAATGTTTCTTATTTTTCAAGCTTGCAGAGTTGAAATCCTGGCTAATGATGTGAAGATGCAATTGTCGCATTGATGGAACCTG harbors:
- the LOC136533072 gene encoding pyruvate decarboxylase 2, which translates into the protein MDTHIGSVDGPAAAASNHTVGCPASTPGCPMASTPAQPAETLSAGEASLGRHLARRLVQIGVNDVFAVPGDFNLTLLDHLIAEPGLRLVGCCNELNAGYAADGYARARGVGACAVTFTVGGLSVLNAIAGAYSENLPVICIAGGPNSNDYGTNRILHHTIGLPDFSQELRCFQTVTCHQAVVTNLDDAHEQIDTAIATALKESKPVYLSISCNLPGLPHPTFSRDPVPFFLAPRMSNKMGLEAAVEATVEFLNKAVKPVLVGGPKLRVAKAGKAFVDLVDASGYAYAVMPSAKGLVPETHPHFIGTYWGAVSTAFCAEIVESADAYLFAGPIFNDYSSVGYSFLLKKDKAIIVQPERVIVGNGPAFGCVMMKEYLSELAKRVKKNTTAYENYKRIFVPEGQPLESEPNEPLRVNVLFKHIQKMLTGDSAMIAETGDSWFNCQKLKLPEGCGYEFQMQYGSIGWSVGALLGYAQGANQKRVIACIGDGSFQVTAQDVSTMLRCEQNSIIFLINNGGYTIEVEIHDGPYNVIKNWNYTGFVDAIHNGEGKCWTSKVKCEEELTAAIETALGEKKDCLCFIEVIAHKDDTSKELLEWGSRVSAANSRPPNPQ